The following nucleotide sequence is from Citrus sinensis cultivar Valencia sweet orange chromosome 6, DVS_A1.0, whole genome shotgun sequence.
taacaaaattcaatttacaACAACGGTACCGAGGAACTTATAGGATCCAGTAGAAGCGGGATTCTTAAACCAGTGATGAGTTAAAAGTTCTTCTTTTGTTCATCCTATTCATGATTCGCGATGCATCGTTTAATCTGTTTGCTCTTTCATAAATACCAGCAACGACATGATGCAACTCCTTTTTGTTAATGTTTGAATCAGAGTCCAGTCTCTCAAAGAGCGACTCTAACATGTTGAAGTCCTTCCTTGCACCATATAGACTCAGCATCTGGAAATGAACTTGATCTGAAAAAACGCACCCTTCTTCCTGCATCTCTGAATACAAATCATCCGCCGTCTCAAATTCTCGCAGCTTACCATAAGAATTCAGGACAAGAGCAATTATATGAGAATCAGGAAAGTACCCAGCACTTCTCATCTTCTCAAACACCTCAATAACATTAGCATACTTCTTGTTCCTGGAAAAAAGCTCAATCATGCACCCAAAAACTGATATATCCTTTACCTCCCCAGCATCAAAAGCCTGACGAAAAACCCATGTAGCCTCTTCTATCCTACCAGCTCTAGCAAGGATTGTTATTGCAGTTTCCCTAGGGATAGTATTTGGCTGCCTAAGCTCATGAAGCAAACGCTTAGCATGAGCAACCAAGCCTACTCTCTCATAAGCAACAATCATGGTCTGATAAAGCACCGGATCAATTTCAACCCCAGAGCTCCTCAACTTCTGAAATAACATTGCAGCCCTATCCAATTTGCCTGCCTTCCCCCATATAGCAATTATTGTGGAGTACGTAATGGCATTCGGTTCAATCCCTCTATTCTGCATCTCTTGCATGAGATTAGTAGCCTTTTCATGCTCAAGAGACTTCCCATAGATTTTAATCATTGTGTTATACGTAACCACATTCTGCTCAATTTCCTTCCTTTGCATTAATCTAAACAAATGAATAGCCTCCCCAAAAAGCTCGGCCTCTCCGTAAACCCTCAAAAGGGTATTATAACTAACAACACTAGGATCAATTCCCATCTTCCTCATGCTCCAAAACAACCTATCTGCGTCCTTAGCCATATCTAACTGACCATAAACATCAATCATTATATTACAAGTAGTGAGATCAAGCGGGCAATTCACTTCATTCATCTCAGCAAACACAGAGAGCGCCTCAACAAATTTATGATTCTCAACATAAAGATTCAAAAGCGTCGAATAACTTACTGTATCTGGCTTAACGCCCTGTTCCCTCATTTCTTCAATAAGCAACCTAGCCTCTTTAAACAGCTTGGCTTTGCCAAAGACATTGATCATAGTATTATAAGCAACAAGATCAGGCACAATGCCCGAACTCTTCAACCTCGAAAAGATTGAAATTGCCTTAGAATAATCACTCAACTTCCTGGCAAGCTCAATCAAATTACTATACAACACAAGATCACCCGAAACACGGTCTTGCTCCATTTGCTGTAGCCAAGAAATTGCAGAATCAAACATGCCCTCTTTACCAAAACACGTTATAAGCGTCGAATAAGTATACCTATCAGGCGCAATCCCTCTCTGACGCATTTCATCAAACAGGCCGTGGGCGAGCTCCCACTGTTTCGCCCTCAGTACATTGCGTAAGACCACATTGTACGCAAACACTGAAGGCGAATACCTAGCCTCTTCATTGATCCAATCGAGAATTGCCACTGATCTCTGATAATTTTGTTCACGCGTGAGCAATGAAACCATGAAACGAATCGAAAGTTGCCTGTCTTTATAAGGTGACAATAAAGCAAACAGTTCGTGTTCATTCTGGGTTTCGCTTATCGACTTCAAAAGCTCGTTCATGTCTACACTGTGGTCTAAGTGAACTGGGGCTTTCTTGTTTGGGTGTCTGTAATACTTCGTCGTTTTGTCTGGCGTTCTTCTCCATGTGTCTTTGGATTTTGAAggagatgaagaagaagaagaagcagtaACGAAGGAAATTGGGATTCTGGGTTTTGTTGAGCGGTAAAATTGGGATTTGTTAAGAGAAAGTAGTGGAAGTAAAAATGAAGTAGAAGATGATAGTGTCTCTACCTGTACGGAAGTTGCTGATAAGGAGAACGTACACATGCTTTCAAATGGTTCCTACAAGTGCCCAAGTGGAGCAAGTTATAGAACTTGTGCGGTACGACggctaatttttaaaaatctcttcTGAAGTTTGGACTTGTTGCAAATAgatgatgagaatttatttatttataaaaaatcttcTACCGTtagttaactttaacattgatCGTTAGTTAACTGTGTAAAGACAATATTACTcttaacaacagtttgtagacagaaataactaaaaaaaaattaaaattgttggcgtaaaaagcacaaaccctattttttgacaattttatctttgtcaattccaaagatttacaatatcataggtaaagattataactatttcatttttaattttttaattttatcttttttgtagaaactttaagaaaatataaataatttaaagagaatttttaaaatttaaaattttattttttttataggaactttaagaaaatatcaataatttaaagagggtaaaatagccaataattttaatttttttttagttatttccgttTACAGactgttgttaagggtaatattgtctttgcacagtcaactaacggtcaatgttaaagttaactgacggtagggggttttttacaaataaacaaattcttgccatctacttgcaacaagtccaaacctccggggaggtttttaaaaattacccgtGGTACGACATCTTCGCCTCGAAATATTATAGCTAACTCCTTTAAATTCTACCGTCTAAAAGCGTGTACACGTGACAAAAAAAATCGTTCgcattagaaattttttttatatattatatattagttaatttctaatacaaatatatttttaaatcgtatagtttaataaatttagattatattgttattaaaCCACTTAGTATTATagtgtattaaaaaataattctatcaaATTGTACAATTTAACAGTATGTTAGcgttaataaaaaagagaactTCTGCatttaagaatgattaatatatattgtgtgtgaaatataaaatttaattaagtataatcattaattacattgagattttttaaaataaatgtatgcatgacatatatatattaatggaacgtaatactataaaatttcTCCTTCacaattcatatattttaaaaaataacgaaTCAGTGGACTCCCAAGAATATTGCTGTGTGGCAATATAGTTTAACATAATATAAGAAATGTCACTCACCAAATTAGTAGGTAATTTGGAGCTGTCTTTTTTCAGATGAAATTAGGAAAACGAGGTGAGAACCGTCgagaaaaaagatttcaatCAAATCACTGTCAAGCATGTTCTTCTCTTTAACAGCTAGTGTAATTATAGACTTCAAGAGTTAGTTAAAAACAGGAGCAATAATGAACAGGAGAGGAGCAGCCGAAGCAGTTTCATGAGTGGAACGGTGGACAATCTTCCAGCAGCTGAAGGGGAAGGAGAAGGACCTGACGATCCCGGAGTAAATGCTGTCACATTTTCCTGAGAGCAAGTGTAGTTGCAGCAACTAGGACGAACAACTCTGTACACGCCGTTACTGGCTAAAAGGTAGATGTCTTTTCTGTTATCCTGACCAAAAGAGGTGATGAACTCCAGTGAGGGGAATGAGCTTCCTTTTACGGTATCACACTGAATTGGAGAGTCGCGAGCACAGCTAACAGAAAGCTTAGCAGTGCTGAAGTTTCCGCTATTTTCTGGATTTTCTGTGCCTGCCCATACGGCAGCACCATACAAATCTGTGTACAGGTACCTGAAACCATAGTGTACTAGCAATTggtattttgttttacatgtTTACCATCACCGAGTGATTCCAAATGTGTGAAGCTGAACTTACCTTCCATACATGCATG
It contains:
- the LOC102615243 gene encoding pentatricopeptide repeat-containing protein At5g39980, chloroplastic, whose product is MCTFSLSATSVQVETLSSSTSFLLPLLSLNKSQFYRSTKPRIPISFVTASSSSSSPSKSKDTWRRTPDKTTKYYRHPNKKAPVHLDHSVDMNELLKSISETQNEHELFALLSPYKDRQLSIRFMVSLLTREQNYQRSVAILDWINEEARYSPSVFAYNVVLRNVLRAKQWELAHGLFDEMRQRGIAPDRYTYSTLITCFGKEGMFDSAISWLQQMEQDRVSGDLVLYSNLIELARKLSDYSKAISIFSRLKSSGIVPDLVAYNTMINVFGKAKLFKEARLLIEEMREQGVKPDTVSYSTLLNLYVENHKFVEALSVFAEMNEVNCPLDLTTCNIMIDVYGQLDMAKDADRLFWSMRKMGIDPSVVSYNTLLRVYGEAELFGEAIHLFRLMQRKEIEQNVVTYNTMIKIYGKSLEHEKATNLMQEMQNRGIEPNAITYSTIIAIWGKAGKLDRAAMLFQKLRSSGVEIDPVLYQTMIVAYERVGLVAHAKRLLHELRQPNTIPRETAITILARAGRIEEATWVFRQAFDAGEVKDISVFGCMIELFSRNKKYANVIEVFEKMRSAGYFPDSHIIALVLNSYGKLREFETADDLYSEMQEEGCVFSDQVHFQMLSLYGARKDFNMLESLFERLDSDSNINKKELHHVVAGIYERANRLNDASRIMNRMNKRRTFNSSLV